The following are from one region of the Populus trichocarpa isolate Nisqually-1 chromosome 8, P.trichocarpa_v4.1, whole genome shotgun sequence genome:
- the LOC7494912 gene encoding metalloendoproteinase 5-MMP, with amino-acid sequence MSTMTARSFPIFVAILLLVAMQSRTIQSKPSGDPFGFIKHLEGCHKNGSVKGLHELKRYLEKFGYLKYGHQGKKGHNHANDDEFDDLLESAIKAYQQNHHLNVTGSLDNSTVHEMMQPRCGVPDVVNGTKHYHTHKSIHTLAHYNFIPGNRRWAKRQLTYTFRSSVQVPAAQNIRSICAKAFRRWAQVTEFTFQEVSGSSPADIVIGFHRGDHNDGKAFDGPQAVAEPQFWLRHCPQGVLAHATPPASDAIFHFDADENWSENPGPNQMDLESVAVHEIGHLLGLDHNDDPKADAIMSSGIPSGIAKRDLRADDIQGVRALYGFAN; translated from the exons ATGTCTACAATGACAGCTAGAAGTTTTCCGATTTTTGTAGCCATTTTACTTCTTGTTGCGATGCAATCACGCACCATTCAATCAAAACCAAGTGGAGATCCTTTTGGGTTCATCAAACACCTGGAGGGATGCCACAAGAATGGATCTGTCAAAGGGCTTCATGAGCTCAAAAGATATCTTGAGAAATTTGGATACTTGAAGTATGGTCATCAAGGAAAGAAGGGCCATAACCATGCCAATGACGATGAGTTTGACGATCTTTTAGAGTCTGCAATCAAGGCATATCAGCAGAACCATCATTTGAACGTTACAGGAAGCCTAGACAATAGTACAGTGCACGAAATGATGCAGCCTAGATGTGGCGTGCCAGATGTTGTCAATGGCACAAAGCATTACCATACTCACAAGTCCATCCACACACTAGCTCACTACAATTTCATTCCTGGAAATCGTAGATGGGCAAAAAGGCAATTGACGTACACGTTTCGTTCCAGTGTCCAAGTCCCGGCTGCACAGAACATAAGATCCATCTGCGCAAAAGCTTTTCGAAGATGGGCACAGGTCACcgaattcacttttcaggaaGTTAGCGGTAGCTCCCCTGCAGATATTGTAATTGGATTCCATCGCGGAGACCATAACGATGGTAAAGCCTTTGACGGTCCTCAAGCAGTGGCGGAGCCAC AATTCTGGCTCCGCCACTGTCCTCAAGGGGTCTTAGCCCATGCTACTCCACCAGCTAGTGATGCAATATTCCATTTCGATGCGGATGAAAATTGGAGTGAAAACCCAGGACCTAACCAGATGGACCTGGAATCTGTTGCTGTGCATGAAATAGGACATCTTCTTGGTCTTGACCACAATGATGATCCAAAAGCCGATGCCATCATGTCTTCCGGAATTCCTTCTGGGATTGCGAAAAGGGATTTGCGTGCGGATGATATTCAGGGTGTACGAGCTTTATACGGATTCGCTAATTGA
- the LOC112328430 gene encoding metalloendoproteinase 5-MMP yields MAEKTFKFLVSLFLLLVILIKFVQSEPTGHHPFKSILNLVESQKGQSVSKLHLVKQYLKKFGYLDYDLSSNKNLNQVDDDEFDDRLESAIRTYQQNFHLEVTGRLDKRTVNQMMKPRCGVADIFNSTKHHNSSKSSDGVANADYSFFPGAPRWSKKHLKYTFGATVQVAGAESIRSVCKQSFQKWAQVTDFTFEEVPNSADADIKIAFYQLDHGDDEPFDGPGGIFAHGFRPTIGMLHFDADETWSSNPGRQELDLESVAVHEIGHLLGLGHSEDHPDAIMYPYFDYGKTKRSLQEDDIEGIRDLYGL; encoded by the coding sequence ATGGCTGAAAAAACCTTCAAATTTCTAGTATCCCTTTTTCTTCTCCTGGTGATTCTGATAAAATTTGTCCAATCAGAACCAACTGGGCATCATCCATTCAAATCCATCCTGAACCTTGTGGAAAGCCAAAAAGGTCAATCTGTTTCCAAGCTGCACCTTGTAAAACAGTATCTGAAGAAATTTGGATACTTGGATTATGATCTTTCAAGTAACAAGAACCTGAACCAGGTTGACGATGACGAGTTCGATGACCGTTTGGAGTCTGCTATCAGAACCTATCAGCAAAACTTTCATTTGGAAGTCACTGGAAGGCTAGACAAACGTACTGTGAATCAAATGATGAAGCCTAGATGTGGTGTGGCTGATATCTTCAATAGCACAAAGCACCACAATAGTTCCAAGTCTTCTGATGGGGTGGCCAATGCTGACTATTCGTTCTTCCCTGGAGCCCCCAGATGGTCCAAAAAGCATTTGAAGTACACGTTTGGCGCAACCGTCCAAGTCGCTGGTGCAGAGAGTATAAGGTCTGTTTGCAAACAATCCTTTCAAAAATGGGCACAAGTTACTGACTTCACGTTCGAAGAAGTGCCTAATTCTGCCgatgctgatattaaaattgCCTTTTACCAACTAGACCACGGAGATGATGAGCCATTTGATGGCCCTGGAGGAATCTTTGCCCATGGTTTTAGACCAACTATCGGGATGCTACATTTTGATGCTGATGAAACCTGGAGCAGCAATCCTGGACGTCAAGAGCTAGACCTGGAATCCGTCGCTGTGCATGAAATAGGTCACTTACTCGGACTTGGTCACAGCGAAGACCATCCAGATGCAATCATGTATCCATACTTTGATTATGGAAAGACAAAAAGGAGTTTGCAAGAGGATGACATCGAAGGTATCCGTGACCTCTATGGACTTTGA